Proteins encoded in a region of the Raphanus sativus cultivar WK10039 chromosome 8, ASM80110v3, whole genome shotgun sequence genome:
- the LOC130498509 gene encoding extradiol ring-cleavage dioxygenase-like, translated as MERVNQTFFLSHGSPTLSIDDKLEARQFFQSWSDKVFQHKPKSILVISAHWDTEFPSVNTVPRNSTIHDFNNFPDPMYKLKYEAPGAVELAKRVRELLMGGGGMKRVDEDTERGLDHGAWVPLMLMYPEADIPVCQLSVQSSQTGTYHYNMGKALAPLKEEGVLIIGSGSATHNLKKLDFSITDGSAVPWALEFDHWLRDSLLQGRYGDVNEWEEKAPNAKMAHPWPEHFYPLHVAMGAAGGDDAKAEQIHTSWELGTLSYSSYSFTSSL; from the exons ATGGAGAGAGTGAATCAAACATTCTTCTTGTCGCATGGCTCTCCCACATTGAGCATTGATGATAAGTTAGAAGCAAGACAATTCTTCCAATCATGGTCGGACAAAGTCTTTCAACACAAACCCAAATCTATTTTAGTCATCTCTGCTCACTGGGACACCGAGTTTCCATCAGTCAACACTGTTCCCCGCAACTCCACCATCCACGATTTCAATAACTTCCCTGATCCCATGTACAag CTTAAGTATGAAGCACCAGGAGCTGTTGAGCTGGCGAAAAGGGTTAGAGAGTTGCTAATGGGAGGAGGAGGAATGAAGCGTGTTGATGAAGATACAGAGAGAGGACTTGATCATGGAGCTTGGGTTCCTCTCATGTTGATGTATCCCGAGGCAGATATACCGGTTTGTCAACTCTCTGTTCAATCATCTCAAACCGGGACTTACCATTACAACATGGGCAAAGCATTGGCTCCACTGAAAGAAGAAGGCGTTCTTATCATTGGATCTGGAAGTGCCACTCATAATTTGAAGAAGCTTGACTTTAGTATCACTGATGGATCAGCGGTTCCTTGGGCTTTAGAGTTCGATCATTGGCTCAGAGACTCTCTCCTACAAGGAag GTATGGAGATGTGAATGAGTGGGAAGAGAAAGCTCCAAATGCGAAAATGGCACATCCATGGCCAGAGCATTTCTACCCATTACACGTTGCAATGGGTGCAGCTGGTGGTGATGACGCCAAGGCAGAGCAAATCCACACAAGCTGGGAACTTGGGACTCTGTCTTATTCTTCTTATAGCTTCACTTCTTCCCTTTGA
- the LOC130498611 gene encoding LOW QUALITY PROTEIN: putative F-box/LRR-repeat protein At4g15060 (The sequence of the model RefSeq protein was modified relative to this genomic sequence to represent the inferred CDS: deleted 1 base in 1 codon): MDDKISQLPDELLLKVLLCLPTKVAVSTSILSKRWEFLWMWLPKLEYSYSSESKSWRLSPFIHLNLPLHKAPIIESLRLNFDVFDRGIVNGINNWVLIAVSRCVQELRVTLAFTHYKLANLAEVPSYLFTCKSLVILELTGKVYVHVPRTVFLPSLKFLILRRMWYSDKKSLHKLLSHCPVLEDLLVERNDDDNNRTFTLSVIVPSLQRLTLKISRGNHFEGLVINTPSLKYFKIMDYIEEYKLEDSSYSYYFEDTPKLEEADIESTYPDINKFVRSIRSVRRLSLCIRVNADEEALYHEGIVFGQLQHLKLCSCGPNWSNLLARLLKDSPLLRDLEVYLNDDHTYSRVDAPVPWQNQLDCVPTCLLASLETFKWTLVYGSQEEIDLVKYILRNARCLKAATILFRPSFCQQEEEKLEMAKQDLICIYVDIYLYAYCQIFFSNLDK, encoded by the exons ATGGACGACAAGATCAGTCAATTACCTGATGAATTGCTCTTGAAGGTACTATTGTGTCTTCCCACGAAAGTTGCTGTAAGCACAAGTATTTTATCTAAGCGATGGGAGTTTCTTTGGATGTGGTTGCCTAAACTTGAGTACAGCTACTCCTCAGAGTCTAAATCCTGGAGATTAAGTCCTTTCATTCATTTAAATCTGCCATTACATAAAGCTCCAATCATAGAAAGCTTACGTCTCAACTTTGACGTATTCGACAGAGGTATAGTCAACGGTATCAATAACTGGGTTTTAATTGCAGTGTCTAGATGCGTCCAAGAGTTACGTGTCACACTTGCATTTACGCATTATAAATTAGCTAACTTAGCTGAAGTACCGAGTTATTTGTTTACCTGTAAATCGCTGGTGATCTTGGAACTTACGGGCAAGGTTTACGTGCATGTTCCTCGTACGGTTTTTCTCCCCTCCCTGAAATTTTTGATCCTTCGACGTATGTGGTACTCAGAT AAAAAATCTCTTCACaaacttctttctcattgcccTGTTCTTGAGGATCTACTTGTGGAACGAAATGATGATGACAATAATAGAACATTTACATTGAGTGTAATTGTCCCGTCCTTGCAGAGACTAACCCTAAAGATATCTAGAGGAAATCATTTTGAAGGGCTTGTGATAAACACTCCTTCTTTGAAGTATTTCAAAATTATGGATTATATAGAGGAATATAAACTTGAAGATAGTAGTTACTCCTACTATTTTGAAGACACCCCTAAGTTGGAGGAGGCAGATATTGAATCGACATACCCTGATATCAACAAGTTTGTTAGATCAATCAGATCTGTAAGGAGGCTTTCACTATGCATTAGAGTCAATGCTGATGAGGAG GCTTTATATCATGAGGGTATTGTCTTTGGCCAGCTTCAGCATCTAAAGCTATGTTCATGTGGTCCAAACTGGTCAAATTTACTTGCCCGGTTACTCAAAGATTCTCCTTTGTTACGTGACCTTGAGGTCTATTTGAATGAC GATCATACATATTCTAGAGTGGATGCACCGGTTCCCTGGCAGAATCAACTGGATTGTGTTCCTACATGTTTATTGGCAAGTCTTGAGACTTTCAAGTGGACATTGGTGTATGGATCACAAGAAGAGATAGATCTGGTGAAATATATCTTGAGAAATGCTCGCTGCTTAAAGGCTGCCACAATCTTGTTTCGGCCGTCGTTTTGTCAACAAGAAGAGGAGAAACTTGAGATGGCGAAACAAGATTTGATATGCATTTATGTAGACATATATCTATATGCCTAttgtcagatttttttttccaacttgGATAAATag
- the LOC108822225 gene encoding 60S ribosomal protein L27-3, with protein sequence MVKFLKQNKAVILLQGRYAGKKAVIIRSFDDGNRERPYGHCLVAGLKKYPSKVIRKDSAKKTAKKSRVKCFIKVVNYQHLMPTRYTLDVDLKEVATLEALSSKDKKVAALKEAKAKLEERFKTGKNRWFFTKLRF encoded by the coding sequence ATGGTGAAGTTCTTGAAGCAGAACAAGGCCGTGATCCTCCTCCAAGGCCGATACGCCGGGAAGAAGGCCGTCATCATCCGCTCCTTCGACGACGGGAACCGCGAGCGTCCTTACGGCCACTGCCTCGTCGCCGGGCTCAAGAAGTACCCGAGCAAGGTCATCCGCAAGGACTCGGCGAAGAAGACAGCGAAGAAGTCTAGGGTCAAGTGTTTCATCAAGGTCGTCAACTACCAGCACCTGATGCCGACGCGTTACACCCTCGACGTGGATCTCAAGGAAGTGGCGACCCTCGAGGCTCTTTCGTCCAAGGACAAGAAGGTCGCGGCTCTCAAGGAGGCCAAGGCTAAGCTCGAGGAGAGGTTCAAGACCGGGAAGAACAGGTGGTTCTTCACCAAGCTCAGGTTCTGA